TATTCTTGAACGAATCATCcatgaggatgatgtcaGATGCTTCCTTAGCAACCTCAGTCCCGCTGTGAGCAATATAGTCAGTCATACTAGCTATATTATCGCTCGCGCCTTTTACTTACGCAATACCCATCGCAAATCCAACATTCGCAAGTTTCAGCGCAGGACCGTCATTGGTACCATCGCCGGTTACACCGACAACTTCGCCCATGCTTTTCAGCGTCTTAACTAGAAGTCGTTTGTCTTCAGGTGATGACCGAGCCAGAATTTGGAGACGAGGAGCAATTTCCAAACGATCCGAATCCGACAGCtaacaaaaaaaaaatcaaaaaCTGTTCAGAGAAGACGACAAGTGCGTACCTTTCTAAAGACCGGACCTTCCATTACCACACCTCCGGCAGTGAATATACCACACTGTGAAGCTATGGATCGCGCCGTTAAGACATTATCGCCAGTGCACATCTTCACAGCCACGCCTGCTAGCTGGCATTTCTCCACCGCCTCTTTCACACCCGGTCGAAGCGGATCTTCAATACCAGTTATGGCAATGAGAGTCATATCCTTCGCAATCGCCTCATAAGGTACCTCATCTGCCTCGTCCTTTTCAGTGCCTGCGGGCGGCCAAGATTTGAAATCGCGGTAACAAAGGGCAATCGTACGAAGAGATTGATTGGCgtagaagatgatggtCTTGGAGATGTTGCTCATGGCGTCATCGTCGAACTCAGTCGTCTCAATATCATCACCTTTGTTGTCATCTTGATGTACCACGACATGCTTAGTACAGTTGTTGCTCAAGACCTCACTGGCTCCTTTCAGGTAAAGTCGATAGGTGTCACCTTTTCTGACAACGACGCCCATAGCTTTGAGCTCGGAACTGAAAGGTATCATTTGAACGATTTCAGCAGACTCTCTGACCTGTCTGTAATCGGGCCATTCCATGTCTTTGGCGAAGCGCAACAAAGCAGTCTCGGTTTTGCTGCCGACGAAGTTCagcttcccttcctcattcTTGTCCTCAAAAGCGGTGGAATTGATGCAGATTGCCTCATTGAACAGTGTTTGAAGGGATGATGAAGCGTAATCGTTCAATTGATCCATGTCAAAGGCGAAATCACCACGGACGCTGtgaccttcttcattgGCATTGGAACGAGAAGCATTGTCGGATAAGTCCTTGACAAATTTACCATGGACACCAAGGGAACCAGCGACAACTGTCATCTCGTTTTGTGTCAGAGTGCCTATAACCTATGTCAGGGGAGCTCTCTTCGCATCAAATAAAATCATACCGGTTTTATCTGTGCATACCACTGTAGCATTGGCCATGGTCTCGCACGATCCAAGTACTCTAACCAAAAGGTTCTGCTTTGTCATTCGCTTGGTTGCAAACGCTAATGCTAACGTCACGGCTAAAGGTAGACCTTCAGGTACAGCGACGACAACCAGTGTGACCGCAATGATCAAGATCTGGATAAAAGACTGTGCCTTATCATTGGCTGATCTATCGGGATTGGTTTTAAGTTGGACGAAGAATCGAATCATCAGGACAataaagagaaggagaccCGATGCGCCACCGAGTTTGGCTATGAGTTCAGCAAGATAATTGAGTTTTATTTGAAGGGGTGTCTCGTCGGCATCGCCTCGCATGGCTGCAGTGAGTCAGTCGCAGATAGAGCTCAGTAAGATGTAGAACACTCACCCATCATGATACGACCGTTGAAACTCGTTGGACCAACCGCAATGACAACGTACTCTCCCACTCCTTCAAGGACTTTGGCAccggagatgaggaagcagtctttcttttgcttctGACCGGGTTGGAGGTGATCTCTTTCTTTAATGCACTCGTCGTAAGAGAACTTCTTTATAGCATCTGATTCACCGGTAGCGCCAGACTCGTCACACCTAACGTTGTGTCCTCGAAGAAAAATGCCGTCAACGGGGATTATTTCCCCAGGTTCTAGCAAGCAAACGTCCCCGACAACTACGTCTTTGACATTGATGACCATCTCGCTGCCTCCTCTGATGACCTTAACGCTACGATCCTCCCGCTTTTCATTCAGCTTCTTGAACTGACGTTCTTTCTGCCAGTCGTTAATGGATCCGACaaggacgacgatgatgatcgCCACGACGATAGCGACACCTTCTACCCAATCAACTTGAGCTTCTTCGCAACCATCAGGACATTCGTCGTTATAAATAATTTTGGGTGGAGTTCCAAGATCTTGATAAATACCTAGAGCTAAAGAGACGACAGCAGCGATCGATAAAAGAATCTATGATCATATTAGGAAGTTTCGATTAAGATGCGTTTAGAAAGGCTCACCAAAACTTTGTCTTTGAAGGCAAGCCACATAAGAAGCAGCAAACTTTTACTTTTTCTACGAGGGAGATCGTTTCGCCCGTAAATCTCACGCCTGTGGTCCATACTAGCTCGCCACTGCGGTCCGTTGCCGCCAGGCATGTCGGCGGAACTCCGGGGGGCACCGTTCTCCGCATTCCCCTCGTCTGTCCCCACCGCCAACCCTTTCGCTCCATCGACTCCTAGTCCTTCCAATAAGCCGCTAACACCGCCTATCTTTTCTAAGTCCTCTAGCGATTTTGGGTCTACAAGCATGGCTAAGCGAGAAGGCTTTTCACGGAAGGGTGTCGGATCTGTTTTATCTTTATCGGGGTCCAGGTGTGCTGAAGGAGgctcttctttatctttcttccctttcttgccctttttcccctttttaTTGGcaccgccttctcctctaTCTTCATCTATCTCATTGGCTTCAATAGCAGTTCGTATCAAAGGCTTCTTCATGGAATGGCCGTCTGTCGTGGGAGCAGCACTAGACCAAGTCCCAATTGACCACCCACGCGCATGTCTCCTTTGAGGGTCATTTTCGTCTACCGTCTCAAGGGTCTCCATACCAGAGTGGGCGTCCGGGTGATTTTCCCTCAGAGCAAGGGAAGTCTTTGGGTTGGGCGACGAGGGAGTAGGTAGTTCATCAGAAAAGTGGACGGAGGAGCAGCTAGTCAAGGTCGGAGAGGGCGGGGTGAGAGCAGAGGAGTACGACGAAGAGGGAGAATGGCCGCTGCCTGGAGGATAAAGCCTGGCGTTGGGTGAAAGACGAAAGGGATCATAGCCCTGGGGGGATTCTTGGCGGGACTCGGACGATGGACTGCCGGGGATGACAAGGGTAGGAGTGGGGCGCTCGTTGGGAGGGGGCGTGGAAGGGGCCGAGCGGGGCGGAGGGGAGTCTGGGTCCgtggtgatgatgaccgGCGGCGGGTTGTCGCGGGACATGGTGGAGCGAAGAgctgggaggaaggaaggaaggaagaaggaggggaggaagacTTGTATGTGGTGGCGGGCGGTTTGGGCGGTGGCAAACACTTCTTAGTGGAGCAGCATATATAAAATATATATAGTATGGCACTAAAAGGAGTGAGAGGCGTCAGCGCACCTCTTTATTTTGGCTTCCAAAGTTCCAGAGGCGGTGCCGCTAGAGTGGAGGGCACTTCAAATCTGAGCGGAGCCAAATATTTCTCTACTTTTTGCAGCCAGCCAAGGCTTGGCATGTCCGTCTGTCACTTCCTTGCGAAGCTGCCAAGAACGCAATGCCTGATTCCGTAGATTTATATTACTTACGATAAACATAAGCGGTGAATTTGAAATCAATGATTAATTACTTTATCACGAGCAGCGCCCAGATAGGTGCCTCTGCGGTCAGCTGAGTGTGCTTCTGGATGCATCGAGAATCTCACGTATCTCATATCCATACGTGTCGGACCCACATTCCACCCATTATTACACTCTAGATGGttgcatgatgatgattcCTGTAGGCATGTCTCGACGTAACTAAGAGGCCGCaaagcttcttcaattTTGCTGTCCCGCGAATATGCCGAAtatcgaagaagatgatgaaagaaggcaCTGCCTGCATGATACTCaagatgtggaagaagatcaggcTCCACATTCAGCTACAAGGCCACAGACGAGATCGATGCATGCATGCTGGCCATTGGTGAATAGTTGACGAGAATCGCGAACATGCGGACATGCTGCTGGGCGAGGAGCTGGACACTAATCCGTCATAGCCAGCACACCGCGTTTCGAGTTTCGCGTTTCGTCAGGGAGCTCACACAACAGTTGTTTGTCTGTCAACAACGACGCAACGCCTCCCTATATCTCCTATTTCCCTGCTTCATCTTTcgtctcctctcctcccctcctACCTCAATTCCCCGCTCCTCATCCGTCCCTCCATCGTCCGCTACTCGCTTCATAGCTCCCTATACTCTCACACAGCAAGCAACGGTCTTTACTCGCCTCACCTTCAACATCAAAGCAAATCTTCACGAGCGACAGGCGTCGCCATGTTACCCACGTCCTCTCGTCCAATAcccttttcatctctcctgatatcattcattcatgtctcctccatcaccgCAGTGGCTTCGACCATCGCGCCGGCATCTCTTCCCCAAGTTGACTTCTCAAAAATGGGGACAGTCGCGCTTGGCGGATCCTTTTCTGGTCTCGATTGGTGGTCTTCAGAATCTCCCTTTGCTTCATCTGCTACTGGCAATCCTACCTTCTCGTCAGACGGAGACACATTATTTCATCGCCCAACTGACGGCCAATTCCGCGCATTGGCGACCACCAATTCTGGCGGAGTCATCAACGCGCTTTGTTGGTCTAAAGATGGGTCCGCCAATAATGGAACTTTATATGTCGGCGGAGTGTTTGAGTCTCTTTCTGGCGTTTCTGCGAGCAATATCGCGTCATTAACCCTCGCAGATAATTCTGTTACCGCGTTAAGCGGTGGCTTATCGGGTGAGGTTAACACGCTGTATTGTGACGACGACAGTTCCCAGATTTGGGTTGGAGGGCTTTTCGAGGCGCCCATCGGTTCGGGAGGGAACGTGGCCCTTTGGTCCACTTCATCAAGCACTTGGGTGACCCCTGAGTTTGGCGGGTTTAATGGGCGAGTCCAGAGCATAGTCCCATCCATCGATAATTCAAGTATTTACTTTGGAGGAGATTTTACCACAAGATTCGTTCAAAACTCGtcaatcctcttcaattCGACATCAAATACCAACAATACCTTTGGAAATGTCACCTCTACTCCGTCTGTTTCAGAAAATGTGACAACTGTTGGCGACTCGGGCTACCTAACGCCCTTGACCGTCTCTGCATCAGCCTCGTCTTCTGCGGCCTATTCCATACAAGCAGGCCCAAGCTCAACACAAAGCGAGTACTCCGATACGAATGTACTACTTTGCCCGGGTAGCGGTGTTTGGTTAGCGCAAGAGGATACAGTTTCCAATGTAAACTTGGTCGGGCAGGGCTATCTTTCAGCGACTGGTATCAGGGTTGTCAACGGCTTGGTACAGGGGAGAGGGACTACATATTTCTGGTATGCGTTTTGATCCATCTACTCGACTGCGGTCAAGCTAATTATATTTAGCCTCACTATCCTACCCACCTATACGGAGCTCAATATGACGTATACCGACCCTGTTACCGGCGAACTTGGAACCTGCACAAGTCACTGTCCTCTTTACACCAACTCCTCTATATCTGCACAAGATTTCATTTTCACCGCCGGAACCCAGAACCTTACAGGATTTGAGATGCAGCTCAAAGAGTGGATAGGGGACGGAGCAGCTTTAAGCAGTGTGGCCTTACTGTCTGATGGTGAGTATTCGTCGACATGCAGAAGTGCAAACTAATGCTCGTACAGGGGCCTACCTCTCTGCAGTATCCGACGGTGGATCCTCTTGCACCAACGGGGCCAAGAATGGTTCTGTTCAAACTGTCGGTAGCTGGGATGCTACAACAGTCGCCACCAACTCGGCCACAGAATCCtatctttcctcatctgtATCTCTCGGTGACTCTCAACGTCCTCAAGTTACATTCTACCCATATGTTTCCTCTGCTGGAAACTATGATATTTACGTCTTCATTCCCGGATGCCTCAACGCTGGTGACTGTGACTCTCGGACCAGCGTTGATGTTGAAGTTTTCCCATTTTCTGGTGGGCTTGGCTGGACCAGCACCATTTCGGAGCAAGTGGATTATGATACCAAAACCCTGATCTATTCGGGACCAGTCGGGGCCACGACTGACAGTTTTACGCCGACTATCAGTCTGGCTCTTTCTTCTGACCCATACAAACCTGCTCGAGGGCATATGTACACTGTAGTGGCTGATCGAGTCCAATTGACGTTTATCGGCACTGATGGCTCTGTCAGCTCGAcccctcttctcaacaaCGGCACGGCGCCGGATGACTACACAGGGTCCAACGCTACGACTGTCGGTAATTCCTCTTGGACGACCAACTCGTCTTATAATGTAGCCTTTGGCCTCTTCGAATGGCCTCGATCTTCGAAACTGAATACCAATGCTGCAAGCAATGCCCTCAGCAACGTTACTGAGACTGCCCTCACTCGCCTCGGTTTTGCTCTTGATGCAGCTCTCAATGCTTCTGGGTCTTCTGCCTCATCATGGGCTGTCAACACCATCGTCTCCATGGACAGTACTGTCTTTATCGGCGGTGATTTCTCCTCAACCAACAATTATACAAATGTCCTATCTATTGACGCCTCATCAGGCGAAACTTCCGCTTTGGCTTCGCAGGGCCTAGGAGGGATTGTCAACACAGCCGCAGTCGTTGATGGATATGTGTTTTTCGGCGGAGACTTCACGTCCACAGCTTCATCAGGTGGCGTCGCTCTGAACTATCTGGCTAGATACGACCCCGCGACTAAAGCCTGGGCAGCCGTTGGTGGTGGAGTAGATGGCTACGTCACGGACCTGATGGCCTCGCCGTCGTCGACCGAATTGTTCGTGATGGGCAACTTTTCTCATGTTATAAATAGTGATGGTTCGCTCAATGAAACTGGGGGTTTCGGCGTTTGGGACATAAGCTCTGAAAGATGGACAAGTAGCGGCGTAGTCTTTGGCAACATCTCAGCGGGAGAGAtgatctcttcctctccctctaTCGCTTACCTGGCTGGTAGAGTGAGCGGATACGCTGATAACTCGGCCGACGGTCTCGCCATGTTATCTACGGACCAAAACGGTTTGGCCAAGATATCGTCCCTTACTGGTGCCAGCTTCAGTACCACGGGGTCTTCATCTAGTCTGACCACCTCCCGTCGTCGATCACTAGAGATCAAATCGTCATACTCCAGCTCATGGTTGTCTCGTTTCGCCGGCGGCCTTGTTGAACGGGCCCTACCTGGGTTGGCCGCCCGCGCAACAGCTCCTGTTATTGTcactccttcttttcccgCTCCTGCTGTCCTGGCTGTCGATTATTGGACAAATACATCTACTTCAGATAGCCCCTCGATGATGATCCTCGGTGGTAACTTTACATCTTCAAGTGCCAATGTCCGAGGCATGGCATTCTATTCTACTTCTCAACAGACTGTGGATGGACCAGAGCCTCCAGTATCCGGTGTAGTCAGAGCACTGGAGGTGATCGATGACCGCTTGTATCTCGGTGGTGAAGGGGTCAATGTGGAAGGTATTGGGAGCGGCCTGTTGGTGTATAATCTTGTCAATGGGACAtggatggaaggtggtATGGCTTCATTGAATAGTGAGTATTGCATAACACCCAGGCGGTTTGTTAACTGACCACTACCAGCTGCATCTGATTCCAATGTAACCATCAACCAGATTCGAACCCGCCCGACTACCAATACACTTATTGTGGCTGGTAGTTTCACGTCTGCAGGCTCCCTCTCTTGTGCGGCAATCTGTCTATGGGACTCCACTAATGCTCAGTGGTCGACACTAGGCGCAGGACTATTGTCTGGAGAAGTCAGAAGTATCGATTTCGCGGGGGTGAGTACGATGTTGCGCTCGGAAGAAATTTTCTGATAATTCAATTTAGAACAATTACGACACTCTCGTCGCCGCTGGCTCCTTTGTCCTTTCGGATGGCACTGTTGCTTCTGTTGCGTCCTACGATTTTGACAGCTCTTCTTGGACTGCCCTTGGTTCCCTTTCCGGCCCTACTCTCGCTGTTGCTGTCGACGAGAAGAATGTGACCAACATTTTCGCTGCGGGCTATTCTGCATCCGACGGCTCTCCATATCTAGAGCAATGGAACGGTAACACTTGGACAGCACAGAATGAGACGCTCCAGTCTGGCAGTCTTGTTTATCAGCTTGCTTTTGTCCCCATGTCGTCTGAACACACGGCAGTGGGTAGTATCGAAAAGGACAGAATGTTGATGGTATCTGGGAATCTGTATCTTGATCAGATGGGCAATGCCACAAGTGCTCTCTACGACGGCGTGAACTGGTATCCCTACCTGGTGGGGACATCCGCTGCTGGAGGTATTGGCGCCGGCGCTAGTCTATTCTGGTCGGATTCCGACTTTTCTTTCAAAGTTAAACATTATCTAGCCAGAGGCCTGGTGGTGCTAGTGGCTATCGCGATCGCCACCGGGATTGTTCTCTtattcatcctccttgcccttctcgTAGCCTATTTCAACCGCCGACGGGACACACAAGCTGCTCAAGACAGACAAGAGATTTACGGCAAAGAAGGGAGCGATGTTTCCTCAACACATCAGAACGTCTTTGCAAATGTGCAGGCGGCTCTGGAAGCATCCCTCGCTGGAGGGGCCGGGACCATGATGGGACTTGGGACGTCTCGGAACTCTGCCCCCTCTCAGGCTAGGCTTTCGAACCCAAGTTCATACGCTTCTGGTGCCTATCCTATGGCCTCAGATGACGAAtatgacgaagaagaggaagagggagatgaaagagagacgaCGATGCGATATGACTTTGAAGGACCGGAATTAcaagaaggggagatgaGCATGAAGGCTGGCCAACCGCTAATCATCTTGGATGACCAGCAGAGCCATGAATGGTGGTATGCTAGAGACCCTGCTACTGGTAGGGAGGGTATGGTGCCAGCGTCTTATGGTAAGTAATGATGCCGTTGTAAAAGCTGTCGATGTGAAAAGCTAAAGTGAATGATTGTAGTTTGGTAAAATAATGCGGACGAAAGTCTTCTAGCTGGCAATTAACGATCTTTAACGACCTTTGTGTAAAGTTTTCGAAGGGCATTAGATGAAGCTTATAATGTATATAATGGAGATCAGTATTGAGCGACAAATGCTTCTTTCCAGGTCTTGCGGATCACAAAGATTCCACGATGAAGATTGACAGCGCTTGGTATATTTTAAGACGTTTATCATTAAGAGTGTCATGTAACATCACTTAGCATGTCTAGGTCAAGAAAGACTTGGCAAAATGGGACATATCAGAGTGTATAGAGGTAGACAAGGTGCTCGCGTACCTGTTCAGTAAtcggatgacgatgagtaGTAGTGATTCGTGTCGAGTATCGGAGATCAAAACAATTGCATTTCTGTATATAAAAAAAACCTTCTCGCCAAAAAGCCTAGTGTTATTGGTTCTGGTGAGAACAATGCAATTATGGGAGTCGCACATTCCAACATAAGCGATATTTGCAATCTCCTGCGATCACTCTGCAACCTTCTCAACGGGACACAGGATCCTCCAATTGCGTTCTGACGCCACGGACTAAGCTTGGTGGTCCCAATGATCTCTACTAGCTTATTGACTTGTAGGAGTTCCGCTGGCCCTGCATGTTAAGATAGCGCCTACTAACTTAAGTATCCTCTATGTCACTAGTAGCTAGACTCATTTGCTTTTCCCATATCATTCTTTCAACATATGAGACACTGGAATATCACTAATATGGCCACAGGCAATCTTTGCATGAGCTTGAAAACTTTCACCACCGGTCAATCACTTTTCCGTATGCACGGAAAAGATTTTGCTGGTCAAGGTGAGCCCTTGCTTGCCGCTCTACTTCTGCGTTAATTGCCCATACCCAACGATCTCTTTCCAGCTGCTTCAGTCAGTCATAATAGTATCATCTAGGAATCTTGTTTGCTCACTTTGGATCTTGCGCGGAAGATCAATAAACTTGTGGGTGATTTGCTCAACTTCATGGAAGTGTGATCTCTGTAATCTGAAGAGTCCCAAGGATCATTGGCGTTTGCCCCAGAATGGGACCCCGATATGGCCAAGCGAACGCAGAAGGTGGTGTCTTCCGGTCCATCAAATGATTGTAGACCATCTTGGTAAACGCGatgttgaggaaggaacGCATCCCTATTATGAGGCTCGTGAATCTCGTCGTGAGCTAACAACCCAGAATATGTCTTCCTAAGGGTATTAGCTAACAGCAACATAATATCTTGCAGATTGAAAGCAGGGAAATCAGAACCGGCTCACATAGGCACCGAACAACGGATAGTTCTTTTTTCTGACATGGAACGAGGCTTTGCCAGTGACTTCAAATGACACAAATGATCCCTGGCTTAATGCCATGTATTTGAGCCTTGGACATAGATTTAGTAAGGCCTCAAATCTTCCACAAAGCATGTAGCATTTGTCTGTCACTTACCTGAACTTTTCATGAGCACCCTGCTTCATATACAATCTTCCAGAAAGGCAGATAGGTCTGCAGCCTCGAATAGTGCACCAGTTCCATATCTCTCCTAGAAATTCATCTATTCCATCACCGTGCGTACGCCCCGAAGCAGCTGACATGGCGTCCATTCTTTGCCGAGCCCTTTGTTTCGAGAGACTGTAAGTGCATGGTACCATTGGAACATAAAACTCACTCTACTCGATGTTGATGATTCCAATAAGACTTTAACGCCTCCAAGCACTCAACCCATTCCTGAGCTATCTCGGGAGTGTGAGCTTCCAGCTTCATGGGTCCTCCAGCAGTAAATCTGAGTTCAAATGTGTCCCTTCGTCCGTCAGCATCTTTTCCTGCTGGGCTAGGATACTGGATCATTGCGATATCCCTCATATCGATGCAGCCTGCAGACCTTCGGATCACAGACGCCATCCGCCGGCGCTCATTTTCCAAGAATTCTTTGTGTACTTCCGAAAAGAGTTTAGAAGGGGTTGAACCTTCCTGATTCGGTAGTAAAGGAGGTTCTGAGTCTTTCATGTTTGTGATAAACAGACAACCTGCAGATCAGTCTTTGTGTAAGCGACTAAATCCTTTTTCCTAGTCACGTCTGCCTACCATCATGGGACGCAAGGTAAATTGTGCTTCTGGTAGTAGGTCCATGTATTCGGAAAAGATACCCCTCTATACCAGGTGGCTCCTCTAATATGGTGCCATCTTCTAACTTCATGGATTTTGGATGATGCCTGGCGGGGCGAAGTTGTAGCTCTCTGGGAGAGGGATTGTTCTAATTTGTCAAATATGAGTCTCATTCCCCTGTCTGCTAATGCTAAACGAAGATGCAAGGGCTTACTTGTAGTCTGGCGAGGCCTGCTAGTAAAGCCCATggtcttttctttccctctaCTGTCTCTAAATACGCCACCCAGTCCAACATTCCGTCACCTGCTTTCCAAACCAGTTGAAGATCTACCTCGTCCTTGATTCCTTGTAGCCTGCCCTGCTGTACAATGTCATTGAATGCCGTTTCCTTCTGCAGCATTTCCCAGCATGTTCTGATAACTGTGTCAGGACAAAAATGCCGCAGTAATTGACCACTATCTGCTTGACCATTATCTACGTCTCGAGGGATACCCATGCGGATTGAAGTCGACACGACGGGAACCGAAATGTCAAATCGTTCCGGAAGTTGACCCCCTAGGTCTCTCCATAGCTCCCAGTACCAGTCCAATGCGCGAGACCTTTCTGGCAGTTTGAGTATAAAGATTTGAGTGCCTTTCTTGTGACCCCGGAGCCATTGCACTTGTGATGATTGTGCCATTCTGTTCTTGAGGTCTGAGATGTGCGACGTCTTCGGCGATTTGAGGAGTGCTTCAACCTCTAGCTGTAGCTTCTCAACAGAAG
The genomic region above belongs to Cryptococcus neoformans var. neoformans JEC21 chromosome 4 sequence and contains:
- a CDS encoding bud site selection-related protein, putative, whose amino-acid sequence is MLPTSSRPIPFSSLLISFIHVSSITAVASTIAPASLPQVDFSKMGTVALGGSFSGLDWWSSESPFASSATGNPTFSSDGDTLFHRPTDGQFRALATTNSGGVINALCWSKDGSANNGTLYVGGVFESLSGVSASNIASLTLADNSVTALSGGLSGEVNTLYCDDDSSQIWVGGLFEAPIGSGGNVALWSTSSSTWVTPEFGGFNGRVQSIVPSIDNSSIYFGGDFTTRFVQNSSILFNSTSNTNNTFGNVTSTPSVSENVTTVGDSGYLTPLTVSASASSSAAYSIQAGPSSTQSEYSDTNVLLCPGSGVWLAQEDTVSNVNLVGQGYLSATGIRVVNGLVQGRGTTYFCLTILPTYTELNMTYTDPVTGELGTCTSHCPLYTNSSISAQDFIFTAGTQNLTGFEMQLKEWIGDGAALSSVALLSDGAYLSAVSDGGSSCTNGAKNGSVQTVGSWDATTVATNSATESYLSSSVSLGDSQRPQVTFYPYVSSAGNYDIYVFIPGCLNAGDCDSRTSVDVEVFPFSGGLGWTSTISEQVDYDTKTLIYSGPVGATTDSFTPTISLALSSDPYKPARGHMYTVVADRVQLTFIGTDGSVSSTPLLNNGTAPDDYTGSNATTVGNSSWTTNSSYNVAFGLFEWPRSSKLNTNAASNALSNVTETALTRLGFALDAALNASGSSASSWAVNTIVSMDSTVFIGGDFSSTNNYTNVLSIDASSGETSALASQGLGGIVNTAAVVDGYVFFGGDFTSTASSGGVALNYLARYDPATKAWAAVGGGVDGYVTDLMASPSSTELFVMGNFSHVINSDGSLNETGGFGVWDISSERWTSSGVVFGNISAGEMISSSPSIAYLAGRVSGYADNSADGLAMLSTDQNGLAKISSLTGASFSTTGSSSSLTTSRRRSLEIKSSYSSSWLSRFAGGLVERALPGLAARATAPVIVTPSFPAPAVLAVDYWTNTSTSDSPSMMILGGNFTSSSANVRGMAFYSTSQQTVDGPEPPVSGVVRALEVIDDRLYLGGEGVNVEGIGSGLLVYNLVNGTWMEGGMASLNTASDSNVTINQIRTRPTTNTLIVAGSFTSAGSLSCAAICLWDSTNAQWSTLGAGLLSGEVRSIDFAGNNYDTLVAAGSFVLSDGTVASVASYDFDSSSWTALGSLSGPTLAVAVDEKNVTNIFAAGYSASDGSPYLEQWNGNTWTAQNETLQSGSLVYQLAFVPMSSEHTAVGSIEKDRMLMVSGNLYLDQMGNATSALYDGVNWYPYLVGTSAAGGIGAGASLFWSDSDFSFKVKHYLARGLVVLVAIAIATGIVLLFILLALLVAYFNRRRDTQAAQDRQEIYGKEGSDVSSTHQNVFANVQAALEASLAGGAGTMMGLGTSRNSAPSQARLSNPSSYASGAYPMASDDEYDEEEEEGDERETTMRYDFEGPELQEGEMSMKAGQPLIILDDQQSHEWWYARDPATGREGMVPASYVW
- a CDS encoding calcium-transporting ATPase, putative, whose protein sequence is MSRDNPPPVIITTDPDSPPPRSAPSTPPPNERPTPTLVIPGSPSSESRQESPQGYDPFRLSPNARLYPPGSGHSPSSSYSSALTPPSPTLTSCSSVHFSDELPTPSSPNPKTSLALRENHPDAHSGMETLETVDENDPQRRHARGWSIGTWSSAAPTTDGHSMKKPLIRTAIEANEIDEDRGEGGANKKGKKGKKGKKDKEEPPSAHLDPDKDKTDPTPFREKPSRLAMLVDPKSLEDLEKIGGVSGLLEGLGVDGAKGLAVGTDEGNAENGAPRSSADMPGGNGPQWRASMDHRREIYGRNDLPRRKSKSLLLLMWLAFKDKVLILLSIAAVVSLALGIYQDLGTPPKIIYNDECPDGCEEAQVDWVEGVAIVVAIIIVVLVGSINDWQKERQFKKLNEKREDRSVKVIRGGSEMVINVKDVVVGDVCLLEPGEIIPVDGIFLRGHNVRCDESGATGESDAIKKFSYDECIKERDHLQPGQKQKKDCFLISGAKVLEGVGEYVVIAVGPTSFNGRIMMAMRGDADETPLQIKLNYLAELIAKLGGASGLLLFIVLMIRFFVQLKTNPDRSANDKAQSFIQILIIAVTLVVVAVPEGLPLAVTLALAFATKRMTKQNLLVRVLGSCETMANATVVCTDKTGTLTQNEMTVVAGSLGVHGKFVKDLSDNASRSNANEEGHSVRGDFAFDMDQLNDYASSSLQTLFNEAICINSTAFEDKNEEGKLNFVGSKTETALLRFAKDMEWPDYRQVRESAEIVQMIPFSSELKAMGVVVRKGDTYRLYLKGASEVLSNNCTKHVVVHQDDNKGDDIETTEFDDDAMSNISKTIIFYANQSLRTIALCYRDFKSWPPAGTEKDEADEVPYEAIAKDMTLIAITGIEDPLRPGVKEAVEKCQLAGVAVKMCTGDNVLTARSIASQCGIFTAGGVVMEGPVFRKLSDSDRLEIAPRLQILARSSPEDKRLLVKTLKSMGEVVGVTGDGTNDGPALKLANVGFAMGIAGTEVAKEASDIILMDDSFKNIVLAIMWGRCVNDSVKKFLQFQISVNITAVFITFISAVASSSEESVLTAVQLLWVNLIMDTFAALALATDPATESSLDRKPDRKNAPLITVEMFKMIMVQAIYQIIVCLVLHFAGLKILGLENNDQNNTELGALVFNCFVFCQIFNQLNCRRLDRKLNVLEGFWRNWYFIIIFLIMVGGQILIVEVGGAAFQVTRLGGRDWGITLVIGALSLPIGALVRLTPTAQFARLLIKLRIYSDPNKLPEQSPEAEEEQYSYNPALSKVKDNLSTYARIRGGRLRASSMVAKSRSSQLRDADIQLPSLLTMVPTVIAGTVGAGAHWVTPHNSIGLSNPAGQDPSYSTAELYKGKVQLHPQTNPNDPLYARFGLQPPDSRGSSVSGAKMFSSGDTNNV